In Populus trichocarpa isolate Nisqually-1 chromosome 7, P.trichocarpa_v4.1, whole genome shotgun sequence, the following proteins share a genomic window:
- the LOC7490225 gene encoding acyl-coenzyme A oxidase 2, peroxisomal produces MEQKKQNPKAEDETQIVSRRIQRISLHITPIPRPLHDHDSNLGLLPCARREKLEVETEKLSVYMRGKYRDIQEKIYEYFNARPELQTPVEISKDEHRELCWRQMYGLIREAGIRPLKYVVEEPAKYFAIVEAVGAVDISLGIKLGVQYSLWGGSVINLGTKKHKDKYFEKIDSLEYPGCFAMTELHHGSNVQGIQTVATFDPITDEFTINTPNDGAIKWWIGNAAVHGKFASVFAKLMLPTHDAKGVSDMGVHAFIVPLRDLKTHQALPGIEIHDCGHKVGLNGVDNGALRFTSVRIPRDNLLNRFGDVSRDGKYTSSLPTINKRFAATLGELVGGRVGLAYSSVGVLKIANTIAIRYSLLRQQFGPPKQPEISILDYQSQQHKLMPMLASTYAFHFATVYLVEIYSQMKMTHNEQLVGDVHALSAGIKAYVTSYTAKSLSVCREACGGHGYAAVNRFGTLRNDHDIFQTFEGDNTVLLQQVAADLLKQYKEKFQGGTLAVTWNYLRESMNTYLSQPNPVTSRWEGAEHLQDPKFQLDAFRYRTSRLLQSAAVRLRKHSKTLGGFGAWNRCLNHLLTLAESHIESVILAKFIEAVEKCPDASSQAALKLVCDLYALNRIWNDIGTYRNVDYVAPNKAKAIHKLTDYLSFQVRNIAKELVDAFDLPDHVTRAPIAMQSEAYARYTHHVGF; encoded by the exons ATGGAACAAAAGAAGCAAAATCCAAAGGCTGAGGATGAAACCCAGATCGTATCTCGACGAATCCAACGGATCTCCTTACACATAACACCCATACCTCGTCCTCTGCATGACCATGACAGCAACCTAGGGTTGTTACCCTGTGCAAGAAGAGAAAAGCTTGAGGTGGAGACAGAGAAGTTGTCGGTGTATATGAGAGGGAAATACAGggatatacaagaaaaaatttatgaatattttaacgCAAGGCCAGAGTTGCAAACACCGGTGGAGATTTCAAAAGATGAGCATAGAGAGCTTTGTTGGAGACAAATGTATGGTTTGATTAGAGAAGCTGGCATTAGGCCTTTAAAATATGTTGTTGAAGAACCTGCCAAGTATTTTGCTATCGTGGAGGCTGTTGGTGCTGTTGATATCTCTCTTGGTATCAAGTTGGGAGTGCAGTATAG TCTATGGGGAGGCTCTGTGATTAACCTAGGAACGAAAAAGCACAAGGATAAGTATTTTGAAAAGATCGACAGTTTGGAGTATCCAGGTTGTTTTGCTATGACGGAGCTCCATCATG GCTCAAATGTTCAAGGCATCCAAACAGTTGCAACATTTGATCCCATTACAGATGAATTCACAATTAACACACCCAATGATGGGGCCATCAAATGGTGGATTGGCAATGCGGCAGTTCATGGCAAGTTTGCCTCTGTTTTTGCTAAGCTGATGTTGCCTACTCATGATGCTAAAGGTGTCTCTGATATGGGTGTCCATGCCTTTATTGTTCCACTGAGGGATTTGAAGACCCACCAGGCACTTCCTGGAATTGAAATACATGATTGCGGCCACAAAGTTGGCCTGAATGGGGTAGATAATGGAGCATTGAGATTCACTTCAGTAAGAATTCCCCGAGATAATCTTCTTAATCGATTTGGAGATGTGTCCCGAGATGGGAAGTACACAAGTAGTCTTCCAACCATAAACAAACGATTTGCTGCCACACTAGGGGAACTTGTAGGTGGAAGGGTTGGCCTTGCCTATTCTTCAGTTGGTGTCCTCAAGATTGCTAACACAATTGCCATCCGATATTCTTTACTGCGCCAGCAATTTGGCCCTCCAAAGCAACCTGAAATTAGTATTCTTGATTATCAGTCTCAACAGCACAAGCTCATGCCAATGCTGGCTTCAACTTATGCATTTCATTTTGCCACTGTATATTTGGTAGAAATATATTCTCAAATGAAAATGACTCATAATGAACAATTGGTTGGAGATGTCCATGCACTTTCAGCAGGCATCAAGGCTTACGTGACCTCCTATACAGCAAAATCATTGAGTGTCTGCAGGGAAGCCTGCGGAGGACATGGTTATGCTGCTGTCAACCGGTTTGGTACCTTGAGGAATGATCATGACATATTCCAGACGTTTGAAGGGGACAACACTGTACTTCTACAACAG GTAGCAGCTGATCTCTTGAAGCAATACAAGGAGAAGTTCCAAGGTGGGACTCTGGCTGTTACCTGGAACTATTTGAGAGAATCGATGAACACATACCTCTCTCAGCCAAATCCTGTAACATCACGTTGGGAAGGTGCAGAACACTTGCAAGACCCTAAATTCCAGTTAGATGCCTTCAGA TACCGGACATCTAGATTGCTTCAAAGTGCTGCTGTCCGACTTCGCAAGCACTCTAAAACTCTTGGGGGCTTTGGAGCTTGGAATCGATGCTTGAATCACCTTCTCACGCTTGCAGAGTCCCATATTGAGTCTGTCATCCTTGCAAAGTTCATTGAAGCTGTGGAGAA ATGCCCTGATGCAAGTTCGCAGGCTGCTTTGAAACTTGTCTGCGATCTTTATGCCTTGAATCGAATCTGGAATGACATAGGAACCTATCGAAACGTTGACTATGTGGCACCAAACAAAGCTAAG GCAATCCACAAGCTCACAGATTACCTAAGTTTCCAAGTGAGAAATATTGCGAAGGAGCTTGTTGACGCATTTGATCTTCCTGATCACGTTACAAGGGCCCCAATTGCCATGCAGTCGG
- the LOC7490224 gene encoding uncharacterized protein LOC7490224: MSGDNFTSKPRAALGDVTNLPEKRGFSSISDDLGLKSRGGYSENGDSVFAKQVCLGVENLVKKKCETKTGDASGNEKVCDSLTTSSKTRASKDNVAVVSVVADRPSDIKETSNLIDGSVDLVKSSGTGTQSVGEVSCASSGSMYTSSGLCVKDSDDEGKVTSNVMLINPVVQGLVGGASTSDDIVSGVGRLASDKCGSVEWSRLPNSQGLKSFELEKCTTLKGDVCANLNAGADMLKACSCSFCLKAAYIWSDLYYQDIKGRQSALKKSQKEAGILVNKYSRGKQTDIHSQVNSNKSLNLESDLTDHWRSLFRHMEDMFANESSQLQTGYVTLKDLRDNCKIDLERITGMPSDTL, encoded by the exons ATGAGTGGAGATAATTTCACCTCCAAACCGCGTGCCGCTTTGGGAGATGTGACTAATTTGCCAGAAAAAAGGGGGTTTTCATCGATTTCTGATGATTTGGGGCTTAAATCTAGAGGTGGGTATAGTGAAAATGGGGATTCAGTTTTTGCAAAACAAGTTTGTTTAGGAGTTGAAAATCTGGTGAAAAAGAAATGCGAAACCAAAACTGGAGATGCCAGTGGCAATGAGAAAGTTTGCGATTCATTGACTACAAGTAGCAAGACTCGTGCCTCAAAGGACAATGTAGCTGTTGTGTCTGTTGTCGCAGATAGGCCTAGTGATATTAAGGAAACATCTAATTTGATTGATGGTAGTGTTGATTTAGTTAAGAGCAGCGGTACGGGAACACAAAGTGTTGGGGAAGTTAGTTGTGCATCTAGTGGTTCAATGTATACAAGCTCTGGGCTGTGCGTGAAAGATAGTGATGATGAAGGGAAAGTCACTTCCAATGTTATGCTGATCAATCCAGTAGTTCAAGGGTTAGTTGGTGGTGCTTCTACAAGTGATGACATTGTTTCTGGAGTTGGTAGATTAGCTAGTGACAAATGTGGTTCTGTTGAGTGGTCGAGGTTGCCCAATTCACAGGGTTTGAAATCATTTGAGTTGGAAAAGTGCACAACACTCAAGGGTGATGTTTGTGCCAATCTAAATGCAGGTGCTGACATGCTCAAAGCTTGCTCTTGTTCTTTTTGCTTGAAAG CTGCTTATATTTGGTCGGACCTATATTACCAGGACATCAAAGGTCGACAATCTG CATTGAAGAAGAGTCAGAAGGAAGCGGGAATCTTGGTTAATAAATATTCCAGGGGAAAGCAGACAGACATTCATAGCCAAGTAAACTCCAACAAATCCTTGAACTTAGAATCTGACCTCACTGATCACTGGAGGTCTCTTTTTCGACACATGGAAGACATGTTTGCCAATGAAAGCAGCCAGCTT CAAACTGGATATGTGACACTAAAAGATTTGAGGGACAACTGCAAGATTGATCTGGAGAGGATCACTGGAATGCCTTCAGACACACTTTAG